The Lolium rigidum isolate FL_2022 chromosome 2, APGP_CSIRO_Lrig_0.1, whole genome shotgun sequence genomic interval ACATGTTCTGTTGCATAATGCCATAATTGTCATTTGAGTTTTATGAATACTCCAATAGTACTACAGAACTTGAAGCTTAAATTTTCTTCACGCCGGCGATATGTTTCAACTTTTACCCATCTGTTGATCTTTTATTTACTTGTTAATAAAAATCTGTTAGTCTTTTGCCAAACATCAACTTACTTATGTGATTTGTTAGGTACGTTCAGATGCTTcagatttttattttgttttgtgaaCGCTCATGAGCTCAGAGAACCTCTTGTACGCTTGTTTCCTGATTAACCTGTATTGCCATGCTATTTTTGTAGTCCAATTACCCAATTTGGGGCTAACTTTTTTTGTACTAACTTGGACTTCTGTAGCTCAGATAAATGGGCACTATTCAGTCCAAGTGTACTTACTAGTGATATGGAGTATACCAGCATAGCACTGGCTAGTGGAAATGAGAATTCTATGTTTACTGGTCAGGTGGCTGATGACCAGTGCTGCAGTTTATGCTTCTGAAAGATGAACACTGTTACTTAGGATTCCCAAGCGGCTCTTCTTATATCATTCAGAAATCAGGACCCTTTACTTCTGAACCCATCAAAACTTAATGTGGTAGTGTGGTTTGGGCTAAGTTATTTTATAAAGCATTTGCCACTAAAACAGTCCATGAGCCTTGGCGTTCGCGAGTCAACCTAAGAAAGCATTGCGCATTGATCAACATGGCGCTTGTATATTCATCAaagtttttctttcctttttagaTGATACATTTTCTTTGTAATTCTCCAGTACCATTTCAGTGAAAATGAGTGTTGGCATGTACGTATGTTTTGGAAATTGCACTCAGAACATAGCTACCGTCCAAAATCAGCAGTCTAACTCAGTCACAGCCTTATCTCCTAGGCCATTAGGACAAGCAATTATATATCCATGAACCAAACCCAGACGAAATCATTGCTTGCAAGAGTTCAGAGTGCACCAAACGGTACGTACATGTACACCCCACTAGCagcttattcaaacaagaaatgCATATACATACAGCGGTTGGTGCTTGCTCGAGGGGGTCCATGTCAGCGAAACAACTCCAATGCGTTCTTCCTAAACACAAGCGCCTTTTCCGCGTAATATTCTACTTAAAGACCTCTCCACCGGTGACTCCCATGTCCCAAAGCAACAAAAAGATGCTCAAGACTGATGGTTGAGAAGGGTGGATACAGTTGACATATCGTTCTCCTCATAAGCTTGTCCAGGTGAGCTCTAGAGAGAAGAGAAGACGACCAAAGAGTGCGGGATGAAGAAGACGGCGACTGCTCCAATGTTGAGGCCTTTGGCACCACTGTATCAGCCTCATGGTCCTTGTGTTCGTCAGCAAAGGATGGCAGGCCCAGTCCAGAGCATCACCCGGGCAGAAATCGACCATTTCTGGAAAAGGAAGAAGctggaagaagaggaacaccagcTCGCCCAGGAGAAGGAGGCTGCAAGGATCAGAGTCAGGACTCTCAAGGCAAGGTTATCTACCCCTCATATCGATCAAAAATAATTTGTGAAATAAATtgattattttatttactactaccaAGTTTCTACTAAATTGCATACCAGCTTTAGACTTCAGTACAGAACTATTGTACACTGAAAGAACATTTTATGATGGCACCATTTTGATACCCTTGCCCTTTCTTGTATAATTTGGATTGGTTAAAACTACGTTAAGAGCAGCAAGAAGAATATGTGCTCTTTGAACAAAATATAAAAGGGATTATAGAAGGGAAATCTGAGAAGACGATGGATGGAGAGATCACCAATAACTGCGACGAGGATGCCAGGAACATTCAGATGCGAATTGGCATCAAGGATTGGTATGCTCCCGTCTCCTGACGCTTCCCATTAATATTCTTTCTGTGTTACTGTTGATCCTTGATGTGGTGGAGCACACTCCTTGACTCTGCTCGTCATATTTCTGTAACCTGGATGCGGGTGGACAGTGCAGAGCAATATGTATCCCACTCAACAAAATCCACCAGTTGAATGCTCTGGACCAAGTATGCACAAATTTAGGATAGACTATTTTACCAGCCTTGCTCCAAACTTGCTCAATCGGTAACTGAAGTTTGCTCCCTTAAACAAGGCTTGATGTCCCGTTTCCTGCACATAAAACTAAAATCAAAATTATCATACAGAAACTAGTGAAGTGGTAACTATAAAGAAACTTTGGAAGTGCCTGCAAATGTGCTGCCGCCATAGCTGCTTCATTTATATTTCCTTCGGTGCCTGGTAACACATTATCCTTCCTGACTGTTTGCAGGTGGAGGAAGAGCAGCTGCGCATATCTAAATGAACCAGCAGTAACATCCATGGATGGTAACAGCACTCCAAACAATACCGCCACATATATTCCACAGAAGATACATTTTAGGTGCTGCTCACAGGCACACCAGATAAACGTAACTGCTATTGGGATCTTTTAAGCGCTGATACCAAGAATAATATGAACCATATAAACGCATCTTGCTTATGCGTCTGAACATAAATTTGAGTCTTCTGTTGTGTTTGACTGTTTGTCAATAATAAGATTGATGAGAAGGTACTTCTGAGTCGAGCATGGAACTCCTTATCATTTCACATATTTGGGGATACAGTAAGTTTTAATGTAGCTCATTTATGTTACAGAGACTGCACGAACTTATTGTTGATCCTCAAAACATGATCCGAACCTCATTACCTGGAAAGCATATTCTACTCTAGATAGTGGATACTTAAAACATCCATTGCCGAATAAATTAACAGTACAATGCATGTCCTAATGAATAAATCATGATTTATTTAAATGAGTGCCCTTCAACAAAATCCATACATGTACACATATGGGTGCTTGAAGTTTATATCCACATATCATGATATGCTCAGAAAAATGTATGAATTGGCCAAGGTTGTTTTAGCATGTGAAATAGAGTATCCATGAACAGAAGCAAACGGACACTACCAACCACTGCAATCTAACATAGTTATTCTAAGTTCTTTGGCCCTATGCCAAAGTATGAGAATAGTAGCATATAAAAGCTAACCAGAAAGGCGGCGCAATGAAAATGAAGAATGCTATAAAGGCATCTTGGGCTTGTTATCAACCAGAGAAAAACAATTGCTTATGTGAAAATAGCTAATATGAAATCTTACTTGGACACCCATCCAGGATTAACCTTCAGGCTGCATGAAGTAACATCAAACAAGACAAAACatgtttcatatctagcctagaaagccaaaaaaaaaaaaagttagcaGAAGGGCAGAACACAAAGATAGAtaaaaaaatataatatggatgtaTTTCTATGCACTTCTAAGATATAACTCAACAGTCATCCAAACTATGAGCACTAACATCTCTAGAGAAAGCTCACTTGGGTAGCTAGCCATTTAGCACTATGCAAGAACCAATTAAATATAAAAATCCGAGATTTCGCTATATCCTCCTACACCAAACTACTACAGAATCTAAACAATGCCAAATACCTTAATTCCTCCTTTTGCATGCATATGTATGATACAATATGCAGTAGAAGCTGGGATTCCAGTCTACATCTCATTAGATGTACAAAGAACAATAGAACCAACTGTCATAATTTCAGAAGATTGATGTTTCAAGAATCATATCTATCGATAAGCAAATTTCGTAggcaaacaaaatataaatttacTAATATGAAAGTACTTCCCATACAAAGTAGGCTTATGAAATTGATGATTCTGAGCTAGAACGTGCTACAAATATTTCTAAGCAATGACCTAATTAAAGGGCAAGAGAAGGCCACACCAGCTACCCTTTCTACCATCTGACTTTAATCCAATGAACACAAACACACCATAAGAAAAGACACTCATTAGACTGTAATAAATTAcaaaataagaagaggttgcCGCAACGGTGTGCCGGTTCAATCCCAGTGTTTTACAAAAGAAGTGATGAAATTGTGATGTAACTTTCCAcatttggtgctactattgatcacCCATCTAACCCAAACCTTCATTCTCAAGTAAAAAGTTGCACAGATTTTGCACTGAAGTCCAGCAAGTGTTGTTTTGATCTGTCAAAACTGAGCTGTGTCGAACAATTGATTTCATAAAATTGGGGAAGATAACTGAATACTGGAGCAGTTCCCGCTGATACAACTGAGATCAATTTCTTCCTGTCATGTCAAGCATCTCATCAAGACCTTTTAATCTTTGTAGTCCTTCACTAATTAGAAACCTAATCTTTGCCTTATCATCACAGTGGCGATTCTTTTCAATCTCCAACCTTACTGTCTGCCTCAGCTCATCTGGACAAAAAACGACAAACATAGTTAGCATATGCTTCAATGATAGCAGCACCCAACAAAATGAAGAACAAGGTATAAAAATAACTGACCACGAGCGTGCTCAGGAGCTCGGCGAGTGATGCGAAGTGCCTGCCTATAAAATTTCAAGACACGTGCACGCATGATGAATGCACGTAAATCCATGAATTGAGCCATCGAAGAACACCTTACTAAATAGCAAGCAATGATCACACCAGTTGGATCCTCCTACGCTGAAAATTCAACAAGACTGAATGGTTACAAATATATAAACaccaagctattgcacttatgcgGCGATTTCAACATTTGTGTGATGCACAATTAGGTAATATGTCAGATAAATCATATCAATAGTTTAAAATATTCTCGAATGAAAATTAACAAGTACGAGTGTACTGTACGCACAGGTATGCTACTAACTGTGCCTCAGAAATACTATAAATCTCATTCCTATGTTTTAAACATTCTATATTGACAAAGCCCCATCAATACAACTTTTTGATACACTCAATAATAACATGCAAAGTGACTATGTACTTCAGAACGATAATCTGCTAATGATCTCTATCACTAAAGAGTGTGCACCCTGTCCAACTCGAAAGGATCTACTACCTAGGATAATCATATATTCTCATAGTTCTCCATGCAACAATGAAAAAATGTATGTAAGCTATGCTCATGCAGAAGTATTATGTTATTTGCAGTTGTTGCGGAATTATTTATAGAATACTACAGTGCTCAATACTCAACAGTCTGTCAGGAACCACACATTTCTATTGTACTGTCACAATCTTAGTTACAGTAATAAAAGTAGAGAACCCAGATTCAACTAGACGGTCAGAAATAA includes:
- the LOC124690508 gene encoding uncharacterized protein LOC124690508 yields the protein MAQFMDLRAFIMRARVLKFYRQALRITRRAPEHARDELRQTVRLEIEKNRHCDDKAKIRFLISEGLQRLKGLDEMLDMTGRN